The following proteins come from a genomic window of Triticum aestivum cultivar Chinese Spring chromosome 6A, IWGSC CS RefSeq v2.1, whole genome shotgun sequence:
- the LOC123129462 gene encoding BTB/POZ and MATH domain-containing protein 6-like, which produces MAAVAEVSEVGEGQDVGRRRLEPGAMAAFRDCRQGDVRGIRFHSQESPLQICTPNCLRADSISSSRCTCRPSSLSFPVQTKIAMPGLADSSPPEAIVSSKTSSSVAVHTGEHLFTIFRRSRIKGSNTCLTSKRFRVGGHDWVIDYYPNGDSTIADGQFTSVFLMLMSACKREVKLSYTFCLHDPTGDKNKFCYTTRFSSEGDNSGTTKFVSKAELAATGEEEEKMMK; this is translated from the exons atggcggcggtggcggaggtctCTGAGGTTGGAGAGGGGCAAGATGTAGGACGGCGGAGGCTGGAGCCTGGAGCGATGGCGGCGTTTCGGGATTGCAGGCAGGGGGACGTGCGAG GGATACGTTTCCATAGCCAAGAGAGTCCTCTGCAGATATGTACGCCGAACTGTTTGCGTGCAGATTCGATCTCCAGTAGCAGATGTACGTGCAGGCCATCTAGCTTATCGTTTCCAGTCCAGACGAAGATTGCCATGCCAGGCCTCGCCGATTCATCGCCGCCGGAGGCCATAGTCAGCAGCAAGACCTCCTCGTCGGTGGCCGTCCACACGGGCGAGCACCTGTTCACCATCTTCCGCCGCTCCCGGATCAAAGGCAGCAACACATGCCTCACGTCCAAGCGCTTCCGCGTCGGCGGTCACGACTGGGTTATCGACTACTACCCGAACGGCGACTCCACGATTGCTGACGGGCAGTTCACGTCGGTCTTCCTCATGCTCATGAGCGCCTGCAAGCGTGAAGTCAAGCTGTCCTATACCTTCTGCCTCCATGACCCGACGGGGGACAAGAACAAATTCTGCTACACCACCAGGTTTTCGTCCGAGGGGGACAATTCTGGTACTACAAAGTTTGTGAGCAAAGCTGAATTGGCCGCGactggggaggaagaagaaaaaatgatGAAATAG